The window TTTGCAGAACAATTACAGGATGCTAATTATACAACTAAGGCGTTTTATTCAAACGGTTGGCTAGATACCGCAGATATCCTACGGGGATTCGACACCAGTTGGAGTTCTCAGCCCTCTAGTCAGTCTGAAGAAACAGTTAAGAAAAAAGTTTCAAATGGAATAAAATCTGTCTCCCCAAGACTTCAAGAAGCCGTGAAAAAAAGCTATTCATATTATGAGGGGTCTCGGGCAAGAGAGGCTTATGATCTCTACAATTTGTGGCGATCCTCAGAAACATCCCTGACTGGAAAGGATACGGATGGAGAACGAGATGTGAATTCGGCAATAGATGAGGTGAAAAATATCACAGAGCCATTTTGTTGGTTCCTACATCTTAATGAAGCACATTGGCTGTATAAACCACCAAACCCTCACCAGACTGCGTTTACTGATCGTTCAACCCCAGCACTGATAAAAAATGCAGTGTATTGGCAGAACCGTGTCTATGGATCTAGACCGAACCGTCTCAAGACTGTTGCCGACGAGATCTCTCCCCCTGCGCGCGAAGTTGAAACGTTCCGAAATCTCTACCGAGGGGGTATCCGATACTGCGATAGTCTCGTACAGAAATTGGTAGAGAGTTTAAAATCGGCTGGTGTCTGGGATGACACTGTATTCATTCTTTTCGGTGACCATGGCGATAGCTTCGGTGAAAACGGTGTGTTTGGACATCACTTCTCAATGGACGAATCGCTCATTCGGGTTCCGTTACTAATTCATGACCCCACGGGTCAGATCTCTTCTGGTCGAGTCTCTAAGCCTGTTTCTCTAGTTGATATTTATCCGACCGTTTTATCGCTTGCTGATGCTGATATACCGGAAAATAGTGGATTTGATCTTACTAAAGAGACACGTGATGAGGCTTTCTCTTATTATGATATCAGTAAACATGATTACTATACAAACGATTACGGGGTCAGTAAGGATGATCTGCCACCACCAATACAACATCTCGTTTGGCGATCTCAATCGGAAAAGGCTATTCACTACCCCATTAGCGACGAATATCATATTGTCGGGGCAAATAAAAAAGAACTCCGGAACTTACTACAGGAGCACAAAGCTGGATTCAACTTATTGGAAAATAGTGAGAATGAACTGAGCAAAAATGTTCGAGACAGACTAGAAAAAATAGGTTATCTGCAAGAATAATACAAGCACATGACACTAATGGAACTCCTCAATAAGATATATACGGCGGTTGGTATGATTCGAAACGGGCAGACAAAGAGGTTAGTAGCTATATTATCAGATAAGTATAGAGAATGGGTAGATATACCGCAAAACAATTCACGATATGTTTTCTTGTTCCCTATTATAGTGCTAGAAGAGATTCACATTTTACTTGATGAATGTTCGCTTGCTTATCCACTCCATGATGGGGGGTGGCAGATAATCGAATTGTCTGATTTTTCTCGTGGACGGCAGATTCTAGTACTAACTAGAAGTGTTATAGATACACGACATGGATCACCTAAACACACCAAACTGATGGAAGATATATATTCGTTTGATGGGTTTGTTACAGTTGAACAAGACGATATAATAGTTGATGTCGGTGCATATATTGGTACGCTATCTTTCTGCTTTGCTGAAACATCAAGCATCTTCATTTCGATTGACCCGATGGCTGCAGTAAGTGATGAGCTAAAATATAATACACAATCATATTCAAATGTTATTACTGTGCCGAAAGCAGCATGGACAAAAAAAACAGAATTGGAAATTAACCAGTCGTCGCTCCCGAACGAGAATTCTGTTCTCCAACCCGATCAGCGCGATTCAAATAGCTCTTTTACTGTTGATGCTGATACTGTACCAAATATTGTCAAAAACCTTGGAATTGAGCATATTGACTATCTTAAAATCGAAGCTGAGGGGGTCGAAATGGAGATTCTAGAAGCAGCACTCGCAGATGAGATCGAGATTGAGAAAATCGCAGTAGATGCTAGTGCTGAACGAGACGGTAGTGGTGTTATTGATGAAGTGGGTGCTATTCTTGAGTCCTACAATTATGATTGGCGAATTAATGAGGAAGCTCCTGAATGGGGTTCAGAAATTGTCTTCGCAAAACAAGAATCTAGTAAATGACGGCAGAAGTACATACACTCTGACAAAACCGCTCAATTAGATTTCCATTTTGTCGATTCAAAATACCTGTTTCATATTCAATAGTGGTCTCTCATTCTACGCAAAGTCAAGAACGCTTGGTTATGATTTTCGAACCAATGGCTCGTACCACTCTTGGTTCTCTCTGTACCAATCGACAAATTTCTTGACCCCCTCACGAATTGTATATTCTGGACTGTAGCCTATGAGTTCATCAGCCTTCGATACAGCTGCGTGAGTATGTTCAGCATCAGCGTCGTATCGTTCAGCATACTCTAACTCTAACTCTGGAGCCAACTGATCACGGACTTCCGTAGCTAGCGCCCGAATCTCAATATTATCTGATGAACCAATATTTAGGACCTCTCCATCTGCTTCGTCTGACTCTAACAGCGTCAGATTCGCGTCAACAATATCTTCGATGTACGTGAAGTCGCGTGTTTGCGTCCCATCCCCGTATACTACCGGTGATTCCCCGTTCATACATCGGGATACGAAGTTCGAAATAGCCATA is drawn from Halobellus limi and contains these coding sequences:
- a CDS encoding sulfatase; this translates as MALNIVCVSIDSLRGDFCSFIESDEETTPFLSKLSNNAMVYESAITPSIWTLPVHTSIFTGHFPPEHGVLTGNEGLGDHPTFAEQLQDANYTTKAFYSNGWLDTADILRGFDTSWSSQPSSQSEETVKKKVSNGIKSVSPRLQEAVKKSYSYYEGSRAREAYDLYNLWRSSETSLTGKDTDGERDVNSAIDEVKNITEPFCWFLHLNEAHWLYKPPNPHQTAFTDRSTPALIKNAVYWQNRVYGSRPNRLKTVADEISPPAREVETFRNLYRGGIRYCDSLVQKLVESLKSAGVWDDTVFILFGDHGDSFGENGVFGHHFSMDESLIRVPLLIHDPTGQISSGRVSKPVSLVDIYPTVLSLADADIPENSGFDLTKETRDEAFSYYDISKHDYYTNDYGVSKDDLPPPIQHLVWRSQSEKAIHYPISDEYHIVGANKKELRNLLQEHKAGFNLLENSENELSKNVRDRLEKIGYLQE
- a CDS encoding FkbM family methyltransferase codes for the protein MELLNKIYTAVGMIRNGQTKRLVAILSDKYREWVDIPQNNSRYVFLFPIIVLEEIHILLDECSLAYPLHDGGWQIIELSDFSRGRQILVLTRSVIDTRHGSPKHTKLMEDIYSFDGFVTVEQDDIIVDVGAYIGTLSFCFAETSSIFISIDPMAAVSDELKYNTQSYSNVITVPKAAWTKKTELEINQSSLPNENSVLQPDQRDSNSSFTVDADTVPNIVKNLGIEHIDYLKIEAEGVEMEILEAALADEIEIEKIAVDASAERDGSGVIDEVGAILESYNYDWRINEEAPEWGSEIVFAKQESSK